A region of Dermabacter vaginalis DNA encodes the following proteins:
- the rpsB gene encoding 30S ribosomal protein S2, producing the protein MAVVTLRQLLESGVHFGHQTRRWNPKMKRFILTERNGIYIIDLQQSLTYIDQAYDFVKETVAHGGTILFVGTKKQAQESIQEQATRVGMPYVNQRWLGGMLTNLQTVSGRVDRLKELEQIDFEDVAGSQWTKKELLMMRREKEKLEKTLGGIRDMSKAPSAVWIVDTKKEHLAVDEATKLGIPIVAILDTNADPDEVQYPIPGNDDAIRAVTLLTRVVADAAAAGLQERHAKQTQGEKNVSAVDAEPLAEWEQELLKQSEVQQQEADKAEGATEAKAEESAEKPAAEDKAAEAASEEA; encoded by the coding sequence ATGGCAGTTGTGACACTCCGCCAGCTCCTCGAGAGCGGCGTCCACTTTGGTCACCAGACCCGCCGTTGGAACCCGAAGATGAAGCGTTTCATCCTCACTGAGCGCAACGGCATCTACATCATCGACCTTCAGCAGTCGCTTACCTACATCGATCAGGCTTACGACTTCGTCAAGGAGACCGTTGCCCACGGTGGCACGATCCTCTTCGTTGGCACGAAGAAGCAGGCTCAGGAGTCGATCCAGGAGCAGGCCACCCGCGTGGGCATGCCCTACGTGAACCAGCGCTGGCTCGGCGGCATGCTGACCAACCTTCAGACCGTCTCCGGCCGCGTCGACCGCCTCAAGGAACTCGAGCAGATCGACTTCGAGGACGTCGCCGGCTCGCAGTGGACCAAGAAGGAACTTCTCATGATGCGCCGTGAGAAGGAAAAGCTCGAAAAGACCCTCGGCGGCATCCGTGACATGAGCAAGGCCCCCTCGGCCGTGTGGATCGTGGACACCAAGAAGGAACACCTCGCCGTTGACGAGGCCACCAAGCTCGGTATCCCGATCGTCGCGATCCTCGACACGAACGCTGACCCGGACGAGGTTCAGTACCCCATCCCGGGCAACGATGACGCGATCCGCGCCGTGACCCTCCTGACCCGCGTGGTGGCTGATGCCGCTGCCGCTGGTCTCCAGGAGCGCCACGCGAAGCAGACCCAGGGCGAGAAGAACGTTTCGGCTGTTGACGCCGAGCCGCTCGCCGAGTGGGAACAGGAACTGCTCAAGCAGTCCGAGGTCCAGCAGCAGGAGGCCGATAAGGCCGAAGGCGCAACCGAGGCTAAGGCCGAGGAGAGCGCCGAGAAGCCCGCTGCCGAGGACAAGGCTGCCGAAGCAGCCTCCGAAGAAGCCTGA
- a CDS encoding DUF2469 family protein, which yields MNVHDLDAYEADMELQLYREYRDVVGTYAYRVETERRLYLANQVDVHVQHAGGEVFYELNLADAWVWDVHRTSRFVRTVRVLTFKDVNVEELEKPAFDI from the coding sequence ATGAACGTGCATGATCTCGACGCCTACGAGGCCGACATGGAGCTCCAGCTCTATCGCGAATACCGCGATGTCGTGGGAACCTACGCCTACCGCGTCGAGACCGAGCGCCGGCTTTATCTCGCGAACCAGGTCGACGTGCACGTTCAGCACGCAGGCGGCGAGGTGTTTTACGAACTGAACCTCGCCGATGCATGGGTGTGGGATGTGCACCGCACTTCGCGATTCGTGCGCACCGTTCGTGTACTGACGTTTAAAGACGTCAACGTTGAAGAGCTCGAAAAGCCCGCGTTCGACATCTAA
- a CDS encoding YraN family protein, with translation MTITTGVDTRGADKLPTKKLGNLGEDIAADILARSGYEILERNFRTRHGEIDIVARDGDTLVFVEVKTRRSLVMGSAVGAVDARKVRKLRTMIGAYFLERSPRHSQVRLDAFGVFVMPGGFVEVTHLKAVGA, from the coding sequence ATGACGATCACGACAGGAGTCGACACCCGCGGTGCCGATAAGCTCCCCACCAAGAAACTCGGCAACCTCGGCGAGGACATCGCCGCCGATATCCTCGCGCGTTCGGGCTACGAAATTCTCGAACGGAATTTTCGCACGCGCCACGGCGAAATCGATATCGTCGCCCGCGACGGTGACACCCTCGTGTTTGTCGAAGTCAAAACGCGGCGAAGCCTCGTGATGGGCTCTGCCGTGGGTGCGGTTGATGCGCGCAAAGTGCGCAAGCTTCGCACGATGATCGGCGCCTACTTCCTCGAGCGAAGCCCCCGGCATTCCCAGGTGCGACTCGATGCTTTCGGTGTGTTCGTGATGCCCGGCGGGTTCGTCGAGGTCACACATCTCAAGGCGGTGGGAGCATGA
- a CDS encoding DNA-processing protein DprA, whose amino-acid sequence MSAGHVGEHRVGASPGYFWQPSAVPADGAEAEADRRARAVWSALAESTDAAARYLWLARGPVEALSLALEGTIREIANVLEEAAADPEAERLHVTAAHESMRIRNARQAAERAKAAWSERAGEARNVLERSRESGISLVRPGEVGWVSGLTRLGINAPFALWHAGSRGGLEERKAVALVGSRGATRYGTSVAYDFASALAEHGVRVVSGGALGIDAAAHSGALAARSVHEGGGGTAAFLAGGLDDYYPRANAALLTRVRGEGGLFSEAPIGARPTRWRFLSRNRLIAAASEATVVVEAAWRSGALSTAAHADALSLPVGAVPGPVTSAESSGCHRLIAERGAQLLSRVEDIELMISGASGVAGSVGAENPADASGALPLDVELLGPLDRLVFDGIPRFSSIGVRELATQCALDREQVRASLARLELLGLAENSGHSVRRLDVKSA is encoded by the coding sequence ATGAGCGCTGGGCACGTGGGAGAGCATCGTGTAGGGGCATCACCAGGGTATTTTTGGCAGCCGAGCGCAGTTCCCGCGGATGGTGCGGAGGCTGAAGCCGATCGTCGTGCAAGAGCGGTGTGGAGCGCCCTCGCCGAATCCACCGATGCGGCCGCTCGATATTTGTGGCTTGCGCGAGGTCCGGTGGAGGCCCTGAGCCTCGCACTCGAGGGGACGATACGCGAAATCGCCAATGTACTAGAGGAAGCGGCAGCTGATCCGGAGGCCGAGAGGCTCCACGTGACGGCCGCTCACGAATCAATGAGGATCCGCAACGCGCGCCAGGCTGCCGAGCGCGCGAAGGCAGCGTGGTCCGAACGTGCGGGAGAAGCACGAAATGTCCTCGAACGGTCAAGGGAAAGCGGCATCTCGCTTGTGCGCCCAGGTGAGGTTGGCTGGGTATCTGGGCTCACTAGGCTTGGAATTAACGCCCCCTTTGCGCTGTGGCACGCGGGAAGCCGTGGCGGGTTGGAGGAGCGGAAGGCTGTTGCGCTCGTGGGATCGCGCGGCGCGACTCGATACGGGACGAGCGTCGCCTACGATTTCGCATCGGCGCTCGCGGAGCACGGAGTACGCGTGGTTTCCGGCGGCGCGCTCGGGATCGATGCGGCGGCGCACTCGGGCGCACTCGCTGCCCGAAGCGTGCACGAAGGAGGTGGCGGCACCGCCGCTTTCCTCGCGGGTGGGCTCGACGATTACTACCCGCGGGCAAACGCCGCACTCCTTACGCGAGTTCGGGGTGAGGGAGGGCTCTTTTCCGAAGCCCCCATTGGAGCGCGGCCTACCAGGTGGCGTTTCCTTTCGCGTAATCGCCTCATTGCGGCGGCAAGTGAGGCCACGGTCGTGGTCGAGGCGGCGTGGCGCTCGGGTGCGCTTTCCACCGCAGCGCACGCCGATGCTCTCTCGCTTCCCGTAGGCGCCGTCCCTGGGCCCGTCACTTCGGCAGAAAGCAGCGGGTGCCATCGCCTCATTGCCGAACGAGGGGCACAGCTGCTCTCACGGGTCGAGGACATCGAACTCATGATTTCCGGAGCATCCGGGGTCGCGGGATCCGTCGGAGCCGAAAACCCCGCCGATGCCAGCGGCGCGCTGCCGCTTGATGTCGAGCTTCTCGGGCCCCTCGATCGCCTTGTTTTTGATGGAATCCCGCGGTTTTCCTCAATTGGGGTGCGGGAGCTTGCTACGCAGTGCGCGCTTGATCGCGAGCAGGTCCGCGCGAGTCTCGCACGCCTCGAACTGCTTGGGCTCGCGGAGAACTCGGGTCACAGTGTGCGCCGCTTGGATGTGAAGAGCGCCTAG
- a CDS encoding tyrosine recombinase XerC, whose product MTPTSETRTPRSARALLIAEGDAEVLERYERHLRFERARSEHTIRGYLSDAVSLLEFTFQGSAESEKRGARDLTIQDLRAWLAARAEAGHSPTTLARGAAAARTFTAWLREAGLVELDPGRRLRAPKRGRTLPHVISAAQARDILEEAESAAHEKAVGPQSSPEVYPMRVRDAAILEVLYSSGLRVSELCALNRASVDRQNRTLRVIGKGNKERVVPLGVPALNAIDRWESIARSSFVRDEHEALFLGVRGGRINDRAVRTVVDRAAREGGLEGHISPHTWRHSAATHLMEGGADLRSVQDLLGHSSLQTTQIYTHVSAERLKEAVKQAHPRA is encoded by the coding sequence ATGACCCCCACAAGTGAAACGCGGACGCCTCGATCGGCCCGCGCGCTCCTCATCGCCGAAGGCGATGCAGAAGTTCTTGAACGCTACGAGCGGCATCTTCGTTTTGAGCGTGCGCGCAGCGAGCACACGATTCGGGGCTACCTTTCCGACGCGGTTTCTCTACTCGAATTTACGTTCCAAGGGAGCGCGGAGAGTGAGAAGCGAGGGGCGCGAGACCTGACAATCCAGGACCTGCGCGCGTGGCTCGCGGCAAGAGCCGAGGCCGGCCACAGTCCCACGACCCTGGCGCGCGGTGCCGCTGCCGCGCGCACGTTCACGGCGTGGTTGCGTGAAGCGGGCCTCGTGGAGCTTGATCCCGGCAGGCGCTTGCGGGCCCCCAAGCGTGGGCGCACCCTCCCGCACGTCATCAGTGCCGCTCAGGCGCGTGACATCCTCGAGGAAGCGGAGAGTGCTGCGCACGAGAAGGCCGTTGGACCACAAAGTTCGCCCGAGGTCTATCCCATGCGCGTGCGCGATGCGGCCATCTTGGAGGTGCTCTATTCCTCCGGCTTGCGAGTCTCGGAGCTGTGCGCGCTCAATCGTGCGAGCGTGGATCGCCAGAATCGCACGCTGCGCGTGATCGGCAAGGGGAACAAGGAGCGGGTTGTGCCGCTCGGGGTGCCCGCGCTCAACGCCATTGATCGCTGGGAGAGTATCGCGAGGTCGAGCTTTGTGCGTGATGAACACGAGGCGCTCTTCCTAGGCGTGCGCGGAGGTCGCATCAACGATCGCGCGGTGAGGACTGTCGTCGACCGAGCCGCCCGAGAGGGAGGCCTTGAAGGGCACATCTCTCCGCATACGTGGCGACACAGTGCCGCGACGCACCTCATGGAGGGCGGTGCGGATCTGCGTAGTGTTCAGGATTTGTTGGGGCACTCCTCGCTCCAGACGACGCAGATCTACACGCACGTCTCTGCCGAGCGCCTCAAGGAGGCCGTCAAGCAAGCGCATCCCCGAGCCTAA
- the pyrH gene encoding UMP kinase translates to MSTDPDPITSSIPTIEPKEGTRRVLLKLSGEAFGGGRVGVDPDVVSSIAQEISEGVASGVECAIVVGGGNFFRGAELSQRGMDRRRADYMGMLGTVMNCLALQDFLEQAGTSTRVQTAITMGQVAEPYLPLRAVRHLEKGRVVIFGAGAGMPYFSTDTVAVQRALEIGCHEVLMAKNGVDGVYTADPKKDPSATKLEHLTYKDALREGLRVVDSTAFSLCMDNKQQMMVFGLEPSGNITKAMRGDRIGTVVTGD, encoded by the coding sequence ATGAGTACCGATCCCGATCCCATCACGTCGTCGATTCCCACGATTGAACCGAAAGAGGGGACGCGCCGCGTGCTCCTCAAGCTTTCGGGCGAAGCTTTCGGTGGGGGCCGTGTGGGCGTTGATCCCGATGTGGTCTCGAGTATTGCGCAAGAAATTTCCGAGGGTGTTGCCTCGGGCGTCGAGTGTGCGATTGTGGTGGGCGGAGGCAACTTCTTCCGCGGCGCTGAGCTGAGCCAGCGAGGCATGGATCGCCGTCGCGCTGACTACATGGGCATGCTCGGCACCGTCATGAACTGTCTCGCGCTCCAGGACTTCCTCGAGCAGGCGGGTACCTCCACGCGCGTGCAGACTGCCATCACGATGGGGCAGGTCGCCGAACCGTATCTTCCACTTCGCGCCGTGCGCCATCTCGAAAAGGGGCGCGTGGTGATCTTTGGTGCTGGCGCCGGTATGCCGTACTTCTCGACCGACACGGTCGCCGTGCAGCGTGCCCTCGAAATTGGTTGCCACGAGGTGCTCATGGCGAAGAACGGCGTGGACGGTGTGTACACGGCGGATCCGAAGAAGGATCCAAGCGCCACGAAGCTCGAGCATCTGACGTACAAGGATGCGCTGCGCGAGGGACTGCGCGTTGTCGACTCGACGGCCTTCAGCCTGTGTATGGACAACAAACAGCAGATGATGGTCTTCGGTCTCGAGCCTTCGGGCAATATCACGAAGGCTATGCGCGGTGACCGTATCGGCACCGTGGTGACGGGCGACTAA
- a CDS encoding YifB family Mg chelatase-like AAA ATPase, protein MSVARVLGMSLWGLEGRIVEVECEISRGLPAFVIVGLPDSSTLQARERVKSACANAGHAVGEKKVTVNLSPAWMKKSGSGFDLPIAVATLAAKGVLPPGNLESTLFVAELALDGSLRPVPGILPAVLAAEKSGVRRVVVAAANAEEARLVPGIEVRSARHLGEVIEGFGGRAEWSRRALFDVLEREERDEGEDPDTERERLDFLDVKGQKRGREAAEVAAAGGHHMLLLGPPGAGKSMIASRLPSILPPLEAQRALELSALSSIAGDFDATRGLVREAPFIAPHHTSSVASIIGGGSNLASPGAVSRAHGGVLFLDEAPEFAPKVLESLREVLETGEVSLHRTRGVATYPAAFQLVLAANPCPCGNADARGDRCRCTSMQRRRYMARLSGPIVDRLDLRLRLTPVRTLSGASHEESSADIRERVCAAREAQNRRLDGSGYVVNAQLSGRFLDQEMPLEQSDEAILVRAVERGRLTMRGRDRVRRVAWTLADLAGAARPTSAHVASALELRGEDAA, encoded by the coding sequence ATGAGCGTCGCGCGCGTACTGGGCATGAGCCTGTGGGGGCTTGAAGGGCGCATTGTCGAGGTCGAATGCGAAATTAGTCGGGGGCTTCCCGCATTTGTGATCGTGGGACTTCCCGATTCCTCGACCCTCCAGGCGCGCGAGCGCGTCAAGAGCGCGTGTGCCAATGCCGGCCATGCCGTGGGGGAGAAGAAGGTCACCGTGAATCTCTCGCCGGCGTGGATGAAAAAGAGCGGCTCGGGATTCGACCTGCCGATAGCCGTCGCGACCCTCGCCGCGAAGGGTGTTCTCCCGCCGGGAAACCTCGAGAGCACATTGTTCGTTGCCGAGCTTGCCCTGGACGGGAGCCTCCGGCCGGTTCCGGGGATTTTGCCCGCCGTGCTCGCGGCGGAAAAGAGTGGGGTGCGGCGCGTCGTCGTGGCCGCGGCCAATGCTGAAGAAGCGCGGCTCGTGCCCGGTATTGAGGTTCGATCGGCGCGGCACCTAGGGGAGGTCATCGAGGGCTTCGGCGGTAGAGCCGAATGGTCGCGGCGCGCGCTCTTTGATGTGCTGGAACGCGAGGAGAGGGATGAGGGTGAGGATCCGGACACCGAGCGCGAACGCCTCGACTTTCTCGATGTCAAGGGGCAAAAACGCGGGCGCGAAGCGGCAGAGGTTGCCGCGGCAGGCGGGCATCACATGCTCCTACTCGGACCGCCCGGTGCGGGCAAAAGTATGATCGCCTCACGTCTGCCCAGCATCCTCCCTCCACTCGAGGCTCAACGCGCCCTCGAATTAAGCGCGCTTTCCTCGATCGCGGGAGACTTCGATGCCACGCGCGGCCTCGTGCGCGAGGCGCCGTTCATCGCGCCGCATCACACGTCAAGCGTCGCCTCCATCATTGGCGGCGGCAGTAATCTCGCAAGTCCCGGGGCGGTCTCGCGCGCCCACGGGGGAGTGCTGTTCCTCGACGAAGCGCCCGAATTTGCGCCGAAAGTTCTCGAGTCGCTCCGGGAAGTGCTTGAAACGGGAGAGGTGTCTCTTCATCGCACGCGTGGAGTCGCCACCTACCCAGCCGCGTTTCAGTTGGTGCTTGCGGCGAACCCCTGCCCGTGTGGAAACGCCGATGCGCGCGGCGACCGATGCCGCTGCACCTCCATGCAGCGCCGCCGCTACATGGCGAGGCTCTCGGGCCCGATTGTTGATCGCCTCGACCTTCGCCTCAGGCTTACACCCGTACGCACGCTCAGCGGCGCATCGCACGAGGAATCGAGTGCCGACATCCGCGAGAGAGTATGCGCGGCCCGAGAGGCGCAAAATCGGCGTCTCGACGGCAGCGGTTACGTTGTGAATGCCCAGCTGAGTGGCCGTTTTCTCGACCAAGAGATGCCGCTTGAGCAGAGCGATGAGGCAATCTTGGTGCGCGCCGTTGAACGAGGGCGTCTCACGATGAGGGGCCGCGATCGCGTGCGGCGAGTCGCGTGGACTCTCGCCGACCTTGCCGGCGCCGCTCGGCCCACGAGCGCGCATGTTGCTTCGGCTCTCGAGCTTCGAGGGGAGGATGCCGCATGA
- the tsf gene encoding translation elongation factor Ts — MANYTAADIKDIREKTGAGMLDVKKALDEANGDHEKAVEIIRVKGLKGIAKREGRAASEGLVAADVRDVEGGQLGTLVEINSETDFVAKNAKFIALGDEAVAAAVESGASTPEELAETSFGEALTNAGATMGEKILVRRIGRVQGEVVTNYMHRTNKDLPPQVGVLVATDKAGAEVARDVAMHIAAYSPLYLTREDVPADVVENERRIAEDTAKNEGKPEKALPKIVEGRMNGFFKENVLLDQPFAKDPKQSVGKVVEAAGGKVTGFVRFRVGN; from the coding sequence ATGGCTAACTACACGGCAGCAGACATCAAGGACATTCGCGAGAAGACCGGCGCGGGCATGCTCGACGTCAAGAAGGCTCTCGACGAGGCGAACGGCGACCACGAGAAGGCCGTCGAAATCATCCGCGTCAAGGGCCTCAAGGGCATCGCCAAGCGCGAGGGCCGCGCGGCATCGGAGGGCCTCGTCGCCGCCGATGTTCGCGACGTTGAGGGCGGCCAGCTCGGTACGCTCGTCGAGATCAACTCGGAGACCGACTTCGTGGCGAAGAACGCCAAGTTCATCGCTCTCGGTGACGAGGCCGTTGCGGCCGCCGTCGAGTCGGGCGCTTCGACCCCCGAGGAGCTCGCTGAGACCTCCTTCGGTGAGGCGCTCACGAACGCTGGCGCAACGATGGGCGAGAAGATCCTCGTTCGTCGCATCGGCCGCGTCCAGGGCGAGGTCGTGACGAACTACATGCACCGCACCAACAAGGACCTCCCGCCCCAGGTCGGCGTTCTCGTTGCGACCGACAAGGCCGGTGCCGAGGTTGCGCGCGACGTGGCGATGCACATCGCTGCGTACTCGCCTCTCTACCTCACCCGCGAGGACGTTCCCGCGGATGTCGTGGAGAATGAGCGCCGCATCGCCGAGGACACCGCGAAGAACGAGGGCAAGCCTGAGAAGGCTCTCCCGAAGATCGTTGAGGGCCGTATGAACGGCTTCTTCAAGGAAAACGTTCTTCTCGACCAGCCCTTCGCGAAGGATCCGAAGCAGAGCGTTGGCAAGGTTGTTGAGGCCGCTGGTGGCAAGGTCACCGGTTTCGTGCGCTTCCGCGTGGGCAACTGA
- a CDS encoding MFS transporter has protein sequence MSVAAPEHTRVHDQGAHTPQAPKPEKAPSILHQPVAVWAIAFACMVSFMGIGLVDPILPAISRELHASPSQTMLLFTSYLIVTSIAMFFSGFISSRLGVKRTLITGLILIVLFAALAGTAGSVDAIIGFRAGWGLGNALFISTALAAIVGAASGGSGQAIILYEAALGVGMAVGPLAGGALGSISWRMPFFGTAALMAIGLIAIIVLLPKPAAQPTKASLGAGFAALSRPPLLLLSAAALCYNFGFFTLLAYSPYPLEAAAHSAGIEFGAHELGLVFFGWGLALALTSVLAAPRLTRRFGLIPVLTATLALLAACLVTMALGADRLPLLVTAVVVAGLFLGILNTALTEAVMEATDLPRSIASSTYSGVRFLGGAIAPAVSGSIADALGAGGPYWFAAVAILMSIVILVSGHKLLTRVTTPHITQQEEASAITAGDEV, from the coding sequence ATGTCCGTTGCTGCCCCCGAGCACACTCGCGTACACGACCAAGGTGCTCACACGCCGCAAGCACCGAAGCCCGAGAAGGCGCCCTCGATCCTGCATCAGCCCGTGGCCGTGTGGGCGATCGCCTTCGCCTGCATGGTCTCCTTTATGGGGATCGGCCTTGTGGATCCGATCCTTCCGGCGATTAGCCGCGAGCTCCACGCGAGCCCCTCGCAAACGATGCTGCTCTTCACGAGCTACCTGATTGTCACCTCGATTGCGATGTTCTTCAGCGGGTTCATCTCGAGCAGGCTTGGGGTGAAACGCACCCTGATCACGGGCCTCATCCTCATCGTGCTGTTCGCGGCACTCGCGGGAACAGCGGGAAGCGTTGACGCGATCATCGGATTCCGCGCCGGATGGGGCCTCGGTAACGCCCTGTTCATTTCAACCGCACTCGCGGCGATCGTGGGTGCTGCTTCGGGTGGATCGGGCCAAGCGATCATCCTGTACGAGGCCGCGCTCGGTGTGGGGATGGCCGTGGGGCCGCTCGCCGGTGGTGCCCTTGGGTCGATTTCGTGGCGCATGCCATTTTTCGGCACAGCCGCACTCATGGCGATCGGCCTGATCGCCATCATCGTCCTTTTGCCGAAGCCTGCCGCCCAGCCCACCAAGGCCTCGCTCGGCGCGGGCTTTGCGGCGCTGAGTCGCCCACCTCTCTTGCTTCTGAGCGCCGCCGCGCTGTGCTACAACTTCGGCTTCTTCACGCTTCTTGCGTACTCGCCCTACCCGCTCGAGGCTGCTGCGCATTCGGCCGGAATTGAGTTTGGCGCGCATGAGCTCGGGCTTGTGTTCTTCGGGTGGGGCCTTGCCCTCGCCCTCACCTCGGTTCTCGCTGCTCCGCGCCTCACGAGGCGCTTCGGGCTCATCCCGGTGTTGACGGCGACGCTCGCGCTCCTCGCGGCGTGCCTCGTGACCATGGCGCTCGGCGCGGATCGTCTTCCCCTTCTCGTCACTGCCGTCGTTGTGGCGGGCCTGTTCCTCGGTATTCTCAACACCGCCCTCACCGAGGCGGTCATGGAAGCCACCGATCTCCCGCGCAGCATTGCAAGCTCAACCTACTCGGGCGTGCGTTTCCTCGGTGGTGCGATTGCCCCGGCGGTTTCGGGTTCGATTGCGGATGCGCTCGGTGCCGGCGGCCCCTACTGGTTCGCGGCAGTGGCGATCCTCATGTCGATTGTGATCCTCGTGAGCGGCCACAAGCTCCTCACGCGAGTGACAACGCCACACATCACTCAGCAAGAAGAGGCCTCGGCCATCACTGCTGGCGACGAGGTTTAA
- a CDS encoding MarR family winged helix-turn-helix transcriptional regulator, translating into MQKGDFDGREAGASSDDSLDELANTLVANGLRFGRAAGRSAGGNRSLISVRVLANLRHGGPLRVGELAARESVSQPTMTGIVNRLAADDLVERRSDASDARASVIALSNAGLAELERSRAASAESIRPALATLEAEDLRTLERAAVLLGDLAEILARRHR; encoded by the coding sequence ATGCAAAAAGGGGATTTCGACGGGCGTGAAGCCGGCGCTTCGAGCGATGATTCGCTCGACGAACTGGCGAATACCCTCGTGGCGAACGGGCTTCGCTTCGGCCGTGCCGCAGGGCGTAGCGCAGGAGGAAACCGTTCGCTTATTTCGGTGCGCGTTCTCGCAAACCTTCGGCATGGAGGTCCTCTTCGCGTGGGCGAACTCGCCGCACGCGAGTCGGTTTCGCAACCGACGATGACGGGGATTGTCAATCGCCTGGCGGCCGATGACCTCGTCGAACGGCGCTCGGACGCGAGCGATGCTCGTGCAAGCGTCATCGCACTCTCGAACGCGGGCCTGGCCGAACTTGAGCGCTCTCGCGCTGCCTCGGCCGAATCCATACGCCCCGCGCTCGCCACGCTCGAAGCGGAAGATCTCCGCACCCTTGAACGCGCGGCGGTGCTTCTCGGCGACCTCGCCGAAATTCTCGCACGCCGCCACCGCTAA
- a CDS encoding murein hydrolase activator EnvC family protein: MHISIRFGTRVLVILMLLIGAGALAFAPAHGAGEEDFPQERVSAIINRAHRAALAFEALASPEPPPLLDSSAHEGMWAWPVGPAHEVVRFFEAPAHRYGPGHRGLDIAGGALEVRAVESGTVTFAGKVAGKPVIAILHGNGLTSTYEPVLASVSKGDAVRKEQLIGVIEHPSEHAHCEAGCVHLGAKRGKDYLDPLPLLEGRGPSVLLPVA, from the coding sequence ATGCATATCTCCATCAGGTTCGGCACCCGCGTTCTCGTGATTCTCATGCTCCTCATCGGCGCGGGCGCCCTCGCGTTCGCGCCCGCTCACGGCGCAGGTGAAGAGGACTTCCCGCAGGAGCGCGTGAGCGCGATAATCAATCGTGCCCACCGCGCAGCCTTGGCCTTCGAGGCGCTCGCTTCACCGGAGCCACCACCGCTGCTTGACTCGAGCGCCCACGAGGGCATGTGGGCCTGGCCCGTGGGCCCCGCCCACGAGGTGGTGCGCTTCTTCGAAGCACCCGCGCATCGATACGGGCCGGGGCACCGCGGCCTCGACATCGCCGGTGGCGCCCTCGAGGTTCGAGCCGTGGAGAGCGGCACCGTGACTTTCGCGGGGAAGGTCGCGGGCAAACCCGTGATCGCGATCCTCCACGGCAACGGGCTCACTTCGACCTACGAGCCGGTTCTCGCCTCGGTCTCCAAAGGAGATGCCGTGAGAAAAGAGCAGCTAATCGGGGTTATCGAGCACCCGTCGGAGCACGCCCACTGTGAGGCCGGATGCGTACACCTCGGCGCCAAGCGAGGGAAGGACTACCTGGACCCACTACCGCTTCTCGAGGGGCGTGGACCAAGCGTTCTCCTGCCAGTCGCGTAG
- the frr gene encoding ribosome recycling factor has translation MSEDTASILKEAEKKMAKSVEVTKEEFTAIRTGRASAAMFQGITADYYGTPTPLNQLAAFQFPEARTVIVTPYDKGAMAEIEESLRESDLGVNPTNNGDNLRIVLPALTEERRKDYTKLAKTKAEDGRIAIRGSRGHAKKAIEKLVKDKEIGEDEGTRAEKELEVLTKKYTEQVDVALEAKEEELLTV, from the coding sequence ATGAGCGAGGACACCGCAAGCATCCTCAAGGAAGCCGAAAAGAAGATGGCGAAGTCGGTCGAGGTCACGAAGGAAGAGTTCACCGCGATCCGCACGGGCCGCGCGAGTGCCGCGATGTTCCAGGGCATCACCGCCGACTATTACGGGACCCCCACGCCGCTCAACCAGCTTGCGGCGTTCCAGTTCCCTGAAGCTCGCACCGTGATCGTCACGCCGTACGACAAGGGCGCGATGGCAGAGATTGAGGAGTCGCTTCGCGAATCTGATCTCGGCGTGAACCCTACGAACAACGGCGACAACCTGCGCATCGTGCTTCCTGCCCTCACCGAGGAGCGCCGTAAGGACTACACGAAGCTCGCGAAGACCAAGGCCGAGGATGGCCGTATTGCGATCCGCGGTTCGCGCGGCCACGCGAAGAAGGCGATCGAGAAGCTCGTGAAGGACAAGGAGATCGGCGAAGACGAAGGCACCCGCGCCGAGAAGGAGCTCGAGGTTCTCACGAAGAAGTACACCGAGCAGGTGGATGTTGCCCTCGAAGCGAAGGAAGAAGAGCTGCTCACCGTTTGA